The Desulfurella sp. DNA segment TTTTTGTGGCTATACATTTTGCAAAAAATGAGAGTAAACACTGCTAGCCTTAGTTCACTTGCTGTTCCAATATTAACTATTTTGGAATCATGGATTCAACTTGGTGAAAGACCAAACATCTTCGAATTAATTGGTATATTATTGATTTCCA contains these protein-coding regions:
- a CDS encoding DMT family transporter, producing the protein MLFGFIGILISWFLIPQQKETVFSSYLIFAVLYAGIIATALGWFLWLYILQKMRVNTASLSSLAVPILTILESWIQLGERPNIFELIGILLIS